One region of Mycolicibacterium rhodesiae NBB3 genomic DNA includes:
- a CDS encoding O-succinylhomoserine sulfhydrylase, translated as MSPDGVPSVRQPAELPDGVSQATIGVRGGLLRSGFEETAEAMYLTSGYVYSSAAEAEKAFTGDIDRYVYSRYGNPTISMFEERLRLIEGAPACFATATGMAAVFTSLGALLGAGDRLVAARSLFGSCFVVCNEILPRWGVETVFVDGDDLSQWEEALSVPTKAVFFETPSNPMQQLVDISAVCELAHAAGAKVVLDNVFATPILQQGMPLGADVVVYSGTKHIDGQGRVLGGAILGDKQYIDEPVQKLMRHTGPALSPFNAWTLLKGLETLAIRVDYQNASAHRVAEFLESHPAVSWVRYPFLESHPQYDLAKRQMTGGGTVVTFELKGGTKDRAFEVLDKLRIVDISNNLGDSKSLITHPATTTHRAMGPEGRAAIGLGDGVVRISVGLEGTEDLIGDLDQALG; from the coding sequence GTGAGCCCCGATGGCGTGCCGTCCGTCCGTCAGCCGGCCGAACTGCCTGATGGCGTGAGCCAGGCGACCATCGGTGTGCGCGGCGGTCTGCTGCGGTCGGGTTTCGAGGAGACCGCGGAGGCGATGTACCTGACGTCGGGGTACGTCTACTCCTCGGCGGCGGAGGCGGAGAAGGCGTTCACCGGCGACATCGACCGCTACGTCTACTCCCGCTACGGGAATCCGACCATCTCGATGTTCGAGGAGCGCCTACGGCTGATCGAGGGCGCGCCGGCGTGCTTTGCGACGGCGACGGGGATGGCGGCGGTGTTCACGTCGCTCGGCGCCCTGCTCGGTGCGGGTGACCGATTGGTTGCAGCGCGCAGCCTGTTCGGATCGTGCTTCGTGGTGTGTAACGAGATCCTGCCGCGCTGGGGTGTGGAGACCGTGTTCGTCGACGGTGATGATCTGTCGCAGTGGGAGGAGGCGTTGTCGGTTCCCACGAAGGCGGTGTTCTTCGAGACGCCGTCGAACCCGATGCAGCAGCTGGTGGATATTTCGGCGGTATGCGAACTCGCCCACGCCGCCGGTGCAAAAGTCGTGCTGGACAACGTGTTTGCCACACCGATCCTGCAGCAGGGTATGCCGCTCGGCGCGGACGTCGTGGTGTATTCGGGCACTAAGCACATCGACGGACAGGGCCGGGTACTCGGCGGCGCCATCCTCGGCGACAAGCAGTACATCGACGAACCGGTGCAGAAGCTGATGCGGCACACCGGGCCGGCGTTGAGTCCGTTCAACGCGTGGACCTTGTTGAAGGGTCTGGAGACACTGGCGATACGTGTCGATTACCAGAACGCGTCGGCGCACCGCGTCGCGGAGTTTCTCGAAAGTCATCCCGCGGTGAGCTGGGTGCGCTATCCGTTCCTGGAATCCCATCCGCAGTACGACCTGGCGAAGCGTCAGATGACCGGCGGCGGAACGGTTGTCACGTTCGAACTCAAAGGTGGCACGAAGGATCGGGCGTTCGAGGTCCTCGACAAGTTGAGAATCGTGGACATCTCGAACAACCTCGGCGATTCGAAGTCGTTGATCACCCATCCCGCCACCACGACCCACCGGGCGATGGGTCCGGAGGGCCGCGCCGCGATCGGACTCGGTGACGGGGTGGTGCGAATCTCGGTGGGACTGGAGGGAACCGAGGATCTCATCGGCGATCTCGACCAAGCGCTGGGGTAG
- a CDS encoding rhodanese-like domain-containing protein encodes MTYAGDITPEEAWKLLTDNPEAVLVDCRTDAEWRFVGVADLSDLDREVVYVEWNTSDGKHNDNFVEDLLEKIGVVGSAKDRPVVFLCRSGNRSIGAAEAATEAGIAPSYNILDGFEGNLDEHKHRGVTGWKAVGLPWRQS; translated from the coding sequence ATGACCTATGCCGGAGACATCACGCCTGAGGAGGCATGGAAGCTGCTGACCGATAACCCCGAGGCGGTGCTGGTCGACTGTCGTACCGACGCCGAGTGGCGGTTCGTCGGTGTGGCCGATCTGTCAGATCTCGATCGCGAGGTGGTCTACGTCGAATGGAACACCTCAGACGGTAAGCACAACGACAATTTCGTCGAGGATCTCTTGGAGAAGATCGGGGTGGTGGGTTCCGCTAAAGACCGGCCCGTGGTGTTCCTCTGCCGCTCTGGCAACCGCTCGATCGGCGCCGCCGAGGCCGCGACCGAGGCCGGCATCGCTCCCTCTTACAACATTCTCGACGGCTTCGAAGGCAATCTCGACGAGCACAAGCACCGTGGCGTTACCGGCTGGAAGGCCGTCGGCCTGCCGTGGAGGCAGTCGTGA
- a CDS encoding Rv0361 family membrane protein, with amino-acid sequence MADSDPDSTGADRRTAAPFLAAFAIISLVVIGIALVNYFSNDELSPEQQVVRAAVAQNDALQKENYSDFAKNTCRAEQGTEAEVLAGQRDSKEKHGRRLIDDVTDVVVNGDRATAKVTYQFDKAPDAKTDVETTFVLEDGAWKVCTSVPS; translated from the coding sequence GTGGCTGACTCTGACCCCGACTCCACCGGAGCCGACCGGCGCACGGCGGCGCCGTTTCTGGCGGCGTTTGCAATCATTTCACTTGTCGTGATCGGAATCGCGTTGGTGAATTACTTCTCCAACGACGAGCTGTCGCCGGAGCAACAGGTGGTGCGCGCCGCGGTGGCGCAGAACGACGCGCTGCAGAAGGAGAACTACTCGGACTTCGCGAAGAACACCTGCCGCGCGGAGCAGGGTACCGAGGCTGAAGTTCTTGCCGGTCAACGCGATTCGAAAGAAAAACATGGTCGTCGGCTCATCGACGATGTCACCGATGTGGTGGTCAACGGTGACCGCGCGACGGCGAAGGTGACGTATCAATTCGACAAGGCGCCGGACGCCAAGACAGACGTCGAAACGACGTTTGTACTCGAGGACGGGGCATGGAAGGTCTGTACGTCGGTCCCCAGCTAG
- the purT gene encoding formate-dependent phosphoribosylglycinamide formyltransferase → MSETTDTDELDSDEPETGPEPIGEATPPPTVMLLGSGELSRELTLAFQRLGASVIAVDRYADAPAHGVADRSAVVKMNDAEALAAVIEKEHPRYVVAEATLIAADALIAVAERDDIEVFPTPRSTRLSLDREGLRRLAADELGLPTAPFWFAGSIEELTAVVQHAGFPLVVKPIAAAPGEGESVLVRIEDVEPAWHRAVGAGRIPLNRVMAEAVVEVDVEVTLLTIRTIGPTGPVVHFCEPIGHRQLGGDALESWQPQRLSPAALDAAKSIAARIVNSLGGRGVFGVEVLVRGDEVYFDNVRPRPYDSGLVTLRSQRLSQFELHARAILGLSVDTIMVSPAAAEVSYAGADATDSGGANLRSVLAEALAVAESDVRLFGRPDETEGRRRLGVAFATAPDPIIARDRARRASAALRRLW, encoded by the coding sequence ATGAGTGAAACGACCGACACTGACGAGCTCGATTCCGACGAGCCGGAGACGGGACCCGAGCCCATCGGAGAAGCGACGCCTCCACCCACGGTGATGCTGCTCGGTTCGGGTGAATTGAGTCGTGAGCTGACGTTGGCCTTTCAACGGCTCGGCGCCTCCGTGATCGCCGTGGATCGATACGCCGATGCCCCGGCGCACGGGGTGGCCGACCGGTCCGCCGTCGTCAAGATGAACGACGCCGAGGCGCTGGCCGCGGTCATCGAGAAGGAACACCCGCGATACGTGGTGGCCGAGGCGACCCTGATCGCGGCGGACGCGCTGATCGCGGTCGCCGAGCGCGACGATATCGAGGTGTTCCCGACCCCACGCAGCACGCGGCTGTCGCTGGACCGCGAGGGGCTGCGGCGCCTTGCAGCCGACGAGCTCGGCCTGCCCACCGCACCCTTCTGGTTCGCGGGCTCGATCGAGGAGCTGACCGCCGTCGTGCAGCACGCCGGCTTCCCGCTGGTCGTGAAACCGATCGCGGCGGCACCCGGCGAGGGTGAGTCGGTACTGGTGCGGATCGAAGACGTCGAGCCGGCCTGGCATCGCGCCGTCGGCGCGGGGCGTATTCCGCTCAACCGGGTGATGGCCGAGGCGGTCGTCGAGGTGGACGTCGAGGTCACGCTGCTCACCATCCGCACCATTGGACCGACGGGTCCGGTGGTGCACTTCTGCGAGCCGATCGGCCACCGGCAGCTGGGCGGCGACGCGCTCGAGTCCTGGCAGCCCCAGCGGTTGTCGCCTGCGGCGCTGGATGCCGCGAAGTCGATCGCCGCGAGAATCGTGAACTCGCTGGGCGGACGCGGGGTGTTCGGCGTCGAGGTGCTGGTGCGCGGCGACGAGGTCTACTTCGACAACGTGCGTCCGCGGCCATACGACAGCGGTCTGGTGACACTTCGCTCGCAACGACTTTCGCAGTTCGAACTGCACGCGCGCGCGATCCTCGGACTGTCCGTCGACACCATCATGGTCTCGCCGGCCGCCGCGGAGGTCAGCTATGCCGGGGCGGACGCAACCGACAGTGGCGGCGCGAACCTGCGCTCCGTCCTTGCCGAGGCGCTCGCCGTCGCGGAGAGCGACGTCCGTCTGTTCGGCAGGCCCGACGAGACGGAAGGGCGCCGCAGGCTCGGAGTGGCGTTTGCGACCGCCCCCGACCCCATCATTGCCCGGGACCGGGCCCGCCGCGCGTCCGCGGCGCTACGCAGACTCTGGTAG
- a CDS encoding UBP-type zinc finger domain-containing protein — MLRRSREREVPETCEHLDAAIDAAEPGSRTPGHCEDCREDGKDAWAHLRMCLTCGHVGCCDSSPHRHASAHFTQTGHPVMRSVEPGENWRWCYLDTRVG; from the coding sequence ATGCTGAGGAGATCACGCGAGCGGGAGGTCCCCGAAACATGCGAACACCTCGACGCCGCGATTGATGCCGCCGAACCGGGTTCGCGCACCCCTGGACACTGCGAGGACTGTAGAGAAGACGGCAAGGACGCGTGGGCTCACCTGCGCATGTGCCTCACCTGTGGACATGTCGGATGTTGCGATTCCAGCCCGCACCGGCACGCCAGCGCACACTTCACGCAGACCGGTCATCCGGTGATGCGATCGGTCGAGCCGGGGGAGAACTGGCGGTGGTGCTACCTGGACACCCGGGTCGGTTGA
- a CDS encoding Na+/H+ antiporter, whose product MGASLLTVMMLSILLAAVARRFDVSAPLALVVAGLLASNLPGLHDVVLEPELVLNVILPPLLWSAGTESSYVALRKNLRPISLLAVGLPLATTFAVGFVAYKTVPELTVAAALTLGAIVAPPDAVSATAIGRRLGLPRRTMTLLGGESLLNDATALTAYKVALGLAIGTAASWGSAVGTFTLAAAGGVAVGIAFGALISYIRSRLDDAVVESAIGLISPFVIYLVAELIHGSGVIAVVVAALILGQRSAHAGYATRLQDFALWQSVVLILESFAFLLIGLQLPEVIDELTGIRASVLIWSSVAVFATVIAVRVAWVFMFAYVPPLLFRHIREREPTPPPSQVFVVAWAGMRGVVSLAAAAGVPLVTLSGDPFPGRPHVVFLTFVVVVGTLLLHGLTLPWVIRLLNVQGDDPQQDQLAAAQAQDRAARAAADRLDELLAESQGNTDVPERAAEVLRTWNTRRRNSAWERLGRTDEEIGESPTTAFRRLRLEMLAAERKTFIDERDAGRINDEVLRAMLHGLDLEEATLNRS is encoded by the coding sequence GTGGGTGCATCACTGCTGACGGTCATGATGCTGTCGATCCTGCTGGCCGCCGTTGCCCGCCGCTTCGACGTGTCGGCCCCGCTTGCCCTCGTCGTCGCGGGATTGCTGGCCAGCAACCTGCCGGGACTGCATGACGTCGTTCTCGAGCCCGAGCTCGTGCTGAATGTCATCTTGCCGCCGCTGCTGTGGTCGGCGGGGACCGAGAGCAGCTACGTCGCGCTGAGGAAGAACCTGCGTCCCATCAGCCTGCTGGCGGTCGGCCTTCCGCTGGCGACGACGTTCGCGGTCGGGTTCGTCGCCTACAAGACGGTCCCCGAGCTCACCGTGGCGGCGGCACTCACACTCGGTGCGATCGTGGCGCCGCCGGACGCGGTGTCGGCGACCGCGATCGGCAGACGGCTCGGTCTCCCCCGGCGGACGATGACGCTGCTCGGCGGCGAGAGCCTGCTCAACGACGCGACGGCGCTGACCGCTTACAAAGTCGCGCTCGGCCTGGCGATAGGCACGGCGGCGTCGTGGGGCTCCGCGGTCGGCACCTTTACACTGGCCGCGGCCGGCGGCGTGGCGGTCGGTATCGCGTTCGGCGCGCTGATCTCATACATCCGGTCCCGGCTCGACGACGCGGTGGTGGAGAGTGCGATCGGTTTGATCTCCCCATTCGTCATCTACCTCGTGGCGGAACTGATCCACGGATCGGGCGTGATCGCGGTCGTGGTGGCGGCGCTGATCCTGGGCCAGCGTTCAGCGCATGCCGGCTACGCGACGCGGTTGCAGGACTTCGCGCTGTGGCAGTCCGTGGTGCTGATCCTCGAGTCGTTCGCCTTCCTGTTGATCGGGTTGCAACTACCGGAGGTGATCGACGAGCTGACGGGTATCCGCGCGTCGGTGCTGATCTGGTCGTCGGTCGCGGTGTTCGCAACTGTGATCGCTGTCAGGGTCGCCTGGGTGTTCATGTTCGCCTACGTGCCGCCCCTGTTGTTCCGGCACATCCGGGAACGCGAACCGACACCACCGCCGTCTCAGGTCTTTGTCGTCGCATGGGCGGGTATGCGCGGGGTGGTGTCGCTGGCCGCCGCCGCAGGCGTCCCGCTGGTGACGCTGTCGGGCGACCCGTTCCCGGGACGGCCGCACGTCGTGTTCCTCACGTTCGTTGTCGTGGTCGGTACCCTGCTGCTGCACGGGCTGACATTGCCATGGGTCATCCGGTTGCTGAACGTGCAGGGCGACGATCCTCAACAGGACCAGCTTGCAGCGGCCCAGGCGCAGGACCGCGCGGCGCGTGCGGCCGCCGATCGACTCGATGAACTGCTCGCCGAATCGCAGGGCAACACCGATGTTCCCGAGCGCGCGGCCGAGGTCCTGCGCACCTGGAACACCCGACGGCGCAACAGCGCGTGGGAACGCCTCGGGCGCACCGACGAGGAGATCGGCGAGAGTCCCACGACGGCCTTTCGCCGATTGCGGCTGGAAATGCTTGCGGCGGAGCGTAAGACGTTCATCGACGAGCGCGACGCCGGGCGCATCAACGACGAGGTGTTGCGCGCGATGCTGCACGGACTCGATCTCGAAGAGGCGACGCTCAACCGGTCGTAG
- a CDS encoding MarR family winged helix-turn-helix transcriptional regulator, whose translation MIAADVRAMNVESDQIGRHFAGRHDVAANDFRALLHIMVAETAGSPLTAGDLRKRMGMSGAAITYLVERMISSGHVLRESDPTDRRKVILRVADHGMDVARGFFTPLAEQTSAALARLSDADLRAAHRTFTALIEAMHEFRAQLDATTG comes from the coding sequence ATGATCGCGGCCGACGTGCGGGCGATGAATGTGGAGTCCGATCAGATCGGCAGGCACTTCGCGGGCCGACACGATGTGGCGGCCAATGACTTTCGGGCCCTACTGCACATCATGGTCGCCGAGACCGCCGGCAGTCCGCTGACCGCGGGCGACCTGCGCAAGCGGATGGGCATGTCGGGGGCGGCGATCACGTACCTCGTCGAGCGGATGATCTCATCAGGCCACGTACTTCGCGAGTCCGATCCCACCGACCGGCGCAAAGTGATCCTGCGCGTCGCCGATCACGGAATGGACGTCGCACGCGGCTTTTTCACCCCGCTGGCCGAACAGACCAGCGCAGCGCTCGCGCGGCTGTCGGACGCCGACTTGAGAGCCGCGCACCGCACGTTCACGGCGCTCATCGAAGCAATGCACGAGTTTCGCGCTCAGCTGGACGCTACGACCGGTTGA